The Amphiprion ocellaris isolate individual 3 ecotype Okinawa chromosome 6, ASM2253959v1, whole genome shotgun sequence genome contains a region encoding:
- the ank1a gene encoding ankyrin-1a isoform X4, with amino-acid sequence MAQAAKHLRKNKDLEAQLEADRKEKEEERAKKRSRSRDKKRKAHAVHRWLIDQDSSVSSEMPDGQGVWHYDDEADAGNSFLRAARSGNLDKALEHIKNGIDINTANQNGLNGLHLASKEGHVKMVLELLHNGIVLETTTKKGNTALHIAALAGQEQVVTELVNYGANVNAQSQKGFTPLYMAAQENHLEVVKFLLENGANQSIPTEDGFTPLAVALQQGHENVVALLINYGTKGKVRLPALHIAARNDDTRTAAVLLQNDPNPDVLSKTGFTPLHIAAHYENLNVAQLLLNRGANVNFTPKNGITPLHIASRRGNVIMVRLLLDRGAQIDAKTKDELTPLHCAARNGHVRIIEILLDHGAPIQAKTKNGLSPIHMAAQGDHMDCVKQLLQYNAEIDDITLDHLTPLHVAAHCGHHRMAKVLLDKGAKPNSRALNGFTPLHIACKKNHMRVMDLLLKHSASLEAVTESGLTPLHVASFMGHLNIVKILLQKGASPSASNVKVETPLHMASRAGHYEVAEFLLQNAAPVDAKAKDDQTPLHCAARMGHKELVKLLLEHKANPNSTTTAGHTPLHIAAREGHVQTVRILLDMEAQQTKMTKKGFTPLHVASKYGKVDVAELLLERGANPNAAGKNGLTPLHVAVHHNNLDVVNLLVSKGGSPHSAARNGYTALHIASKQNQVEVANSLLQYGASANAESLQGVTPLHLASQEGRPDMVSLLISKQANVNLGNKSGLTPLHLVAQEGHVGIADILVKQGASVYAATRMGYTPLHVACHYGNIKMVKFLLQQQANVNSKTRLGYTPLHQAAQQGHTDIVTLLLKHGAQPNETTTHGTSALAIAKRLGYISVIDVLKLVTEETVSMTTTEKHRMSFPETVDEILDVSEDEGEELLGTEGARYMKMDDMKDHDDDFLSPKKSLEYERGLGTANYSPAIPRIPRVSPETVILREHEIDQQHTPLPLPKEYDEDSLIPSSPATETSDNVSPVASPIHTGFLVSFMVDARGGSMRGSRHNGLRVIIPPRTCAAPTRITCRLVKPQKLTSPPPLVEGEGLASRIISLGPASMQFLGPVIVEIPHFAALGRGDRELVVLRSENGSVWKEHRNRYGDEVLETILNGMDEDLESQEELGKKRIRRIISTDFPLYFAVVSRVQQESDLIGPEGGSLTSKLVPMVQATFPETAVTKRVRLGLQAQPVPDELVAKLLGNQANFSPVVTVEPRRRKFHRPIGLRIPLPPSWKESPRDSGEGDTTSLRLLCSVIGGTAPAQWEDITGTTKLIYANDCASFTTNVSARFWLADCPRTAEAVSFANLLYRELSAVPYMAKFVVFAKMNELREGRLRCYCMTDDKMDKTLEQHENFTEVARSRDIEVMEGMPLHLECSGNLVPVRKATQQPRCFSFQAFRDNRLPVSVKVRDSSKEPTGFLSFLRKTTKYEDSQHVLCNLNITMPPCIKIVGSEDRRRTLTPLALRERYSALNEPAMASMSAMERTELKMAVIAEQLGLSWAELARELQLSVDDINKIRVENPNSLLEQSSALLNLWATREGKRAKMESLYAALKSIDRMDIINMLEGQPPQPTRQGSRDLSRRRHNEREHLSPGMTNGYGLAQEELLSPASMQYSLPSPLGAEPYWQEVSSLDCAPIATTEEDTLMEMSDVQVWPSGNSPSLVPVEDSSLECSNADDSEGLLGLPYGSLGRPASQASAASGGGVVLSGSIELPEDDSEMGVDSLSTTTPASLGGTIAGINLNGLNNGQGSEASSEASAVTGTTGGGGAGGEGGGGGGGGGGEGGTGSEEGLSLVAGQQRVYARLSESPGLSCVADRNGDRSGNGGNGGGGGSFLSYLQEQTGPGWIPVTDPTQTWVGNQPKPRQAMETMMSSVRNAVDDQSRVSQEALLQPVRDMGHSEILRGHFRGTQPFEKGLGFPHRVPELRAWDDVRLKGQGDEVEDLPGEQVSEEQFTDEHGNIVTKKIVRKVVRRGKGSGEEGVQEVSVESSLLDANELEGDAEQFMSYAILGRDSSKPDTVDVKKGAQIVKCASLRRVKQ; translated from the exons GCAGATGCTGGCAACAGTTTTCTTCGAGCAGCCCGCTCTGGCAACCTGGACAAGGCCTTGGAACATATCAAAAATGGCATTGATATAAATACAGCCAATCAG AATGGGCTCAATGGGCTGCATCTCGCCTCGAAAGAAGGTCACGTCAAAATGGTGCTGGAGCTTCTCCACAATGGAATCGTACTGGAGACGACCACGAAG AAAGGCAACACGGCCCTGCACATTGCAGCCTTGGCAGGGCAGGAGCAGGTTGTCACAGAGCTGGTTAACTACGGGGCCAATGTCAACGCTCAGTCCCAG AAAGGTTTCACTCCACTCTACATGGCTGCACAAGAAAACCATCTAGAGGTTGTGAAGTTTCTTCTGGAGAACGGAGCCAATCAGAGCATTCCAACAGAG GATGGATTTACTCCTCTTGCCGTGGCTCTTCAGCAGGGACATGAAAATGTCGTAGCCCTGCTCATCAACTACGGCACCAAGGGAAAGGTCCGCCTCCCTGCGCTGCACATTGCAGCACGCAACGACGATACCCGCACAGCCGCGGTGCTTTTGCAGAACGACCCCAATCCTGATGTACTCAGCAAG ACTGGATTCACACCCCTCCACATTGCTGCACACTATGAAAACTTGAACGTAGCTCAACTGCTGCTCAACAGGGGAGCCAATGTCAACTTCACCCCAAAG AACGGCATCACTCCTCTGCACATTGCATCCAGACGGGGGAATGTGATCATGGTCCGACTCCTGCTGGACCGAGGGGCACAGATCGATGCCAAGACCAAG GATGAGCTTACTCCTCTGCACTGTGCAGCCAGAAATGGTCATGTCAGGATCATAGAGATCCTGCTGGACCATGGAGCCCCCATCCAGGCAAAGACGAAG aatggCCTGTCTCCAATCCACATGGCAGCGCAGGGGGACCACATGGACTGCGTCAAGCAGCTTCTGCAGTACAACGCAGAAATTGACGACATCACACTGGACCATCTTACCCCTCTGCACGTGGCGGCACACTGTGGCCACCACCGTATGGCCAAAGTACTACTGGACAAAGGGGCCAAACCCAACTCCCGGGCTCTG AATGGCTTTACACCTCTGCATATTGCTTGTAAAAAGAACCACATGCGTGTGATGGACCTTCTGCTCAAACACTCGGCGTCGTTAGAGGCTGTGACTGAG TCTGGCCTGACCCCCCTCCATGTGGCATCCTTTATGGGTCATCTCAACATTGTAAAGATCCTGCTGCAGAAAGGAGCTTCCCCCAGCGCCTCCAATGTA AAAGTGGAGACTCCTCTCCATATGGCATCTCGGGCAGGACACTATGAGGTGGCAGAGTTTTTATTGCAGAATGCAGCACCAGTGGATGCCAAGGCCAAG GATGACCAAACACCTCTGCATTGTGCTGCTCGGATGGGCCACAAGGAACTAGTGAAGCTTCTGCTGGAGCACAAAGCCAACCCCAACTCCACCACCACAGCAGGACACACACCTCTACATATCGCTGCCCGGGAAGGCCATGTGCAAACTGTACGCATCCTCCTGGACATGGAGGCTCAGCAGACCAAGATGACCAAG AAAGGCTTCACTCCGCTGCATGTGGCCTCCAAGTACGGCAAGGTGGAtgtagctgagctgctgctggagagagGAGCAAACCCTAATGCAGCTGGGAAG AATGGTCTGACTCCGCTGCACGTCGCTGTACATCACAACAACCTGGATGTGGTTAACTTGCTTGTCAGCAAAGGAGGGTCACCGCATAGTGCAGCCAgg AACGGCTACACTGCCCTCCACATAGCATCCAAGCAGAACCAGGTTGAGGTGGCTAACAGCCTGCTGCAGTACGGAGCTTCGGCCAATGCTGAGTCACTGCAGGGAGTCACACCTCTCCACCTGGCCTCACAGGAAGGAAGGCCCGACATGGTCTCACTGCTCATCTCCAAACAGGCCAATGTCAACCTTGGCAACAAG AGTGGATTAACCccgctccacctggtggcacaagAGGGTCATGTTGGCATCGCTGATATCTTGGTGAAGCAGGGAGCTTCAGTCTATGCAGCCACACGG ATGGGTTACACCCCTCTCCATGTAGCTTGTCACTATGGCAACATCAAAATGGTGAAGTTCCTCCTGCAGCAACAGGCCAACGTCAACAGCAAAACAAGG CTTGGTTACACTCCTCTGCACCAGGCAGCCCAGCAGGGACACACAGACATTGTAACGCTGTTGCTGAAGCATGGCGCTCAGCCCAATGAGACCACCACA CATGGTACCTCGGCCCTGGCTATTGCTAAGAGGTTGGGCTACATCTCTGTGATTGACGTCCTAAAGCTTGTAACTGAGGAGACGGTTTCCATG ACGACCACAGAGAAACACCGCATGAGTTTCCCAGAAACAGTGGATGAGATACTAGACGTGTCTGAGGATGAAG GAGAGGAGCTCTTGGGGACAGAAGGGGCCAGGTACATGAAGATGGATGACATGAAAGACCATGATGACGATTTCCTCTCCCCCAAGAAATCACTGGAGTACGAGAGAGGGCTGGGCACAGC GAATTATTCGCCAGCCATTCCCAGGATTCCTCGTGTTTCTCCAGAGACTGTCATCCTGAGAGAACATGAGATAGATCAG CAACACACTCCACTTCCACTGCCCAAAGAATACGACGAGGACTCGCTGATTCCCAGCAGCCCGGCAACCGAGACGTCTGACAACGTCAGCCCAGTGGCCAGTCCCATACACACAGG GTTCCTGGTCAGTTTTATGGTGGACGCTCGGGGCGGTTCCATGCGAGGCAGCAGGCATAATGGTCTGCGTGTCATCATACCTCCACGGACGTGTGCGGCACCCACCCGCATCACCTGCCGCCTGGTGAAGCCGCAGAAGCTGACCAGCCCCCCTCCGCTGGTGGAGGGAGAGGGGCTGGCCAGCAGGATCATCTCCCTGGGTCCAGCCAGCATGCAGTTCCTGGG ACCAGTGATTGTGGAGATCCCCCACTTTGCTGCTCTGGGTCGTGGTGACCGGGAGCTCGTCGTGCTGAGGAGCGAAAATGGATCAGTGTGGAAAGAACACCGCAATCGCTATGGTGACGAGGTGCTAGAAACAATCCTCAACGGAATGGATGAAG ACTTGGAAAGTCAAGAGGAACTTGGAAAGAAGCGGATCCGCCGCATTATCTCCACCGACTTCCCCCTTTACTTCGCTGTCGTGTCACGAGTGCAGCAAGAAAGCGACCTGATTGGTCCAGAGGGCGGTTCTCTGACAAGTAAACTGGTGCCGATGGTCCAGGCCACGTTTCCTGAGACGGCGGTCACCAAACGAGTCCGCCTGGGGCTGCAG GCTCAGCCGGTTCCAGATGAGCTTGTTGCAAAGCTGCTGGGTAACCAAGCAAACTTTAGCCCCGTCGTCACTGTGGAGCCTCGGCGGCGCAAGTTTCACCGACCAATCGGCCTGCGTATCCCTCTGCCCCCGTCCTGGAAGGAAAGCCCCCGAGACTCTGGGGAGGGCGACACCACCAGCCTGCGTCTGCTCTGCTCAGTCATAG GTGGTACAGCTCCAGCCCAGTGGGAGGACATTACTGGCACCACCAAGCTTATCTATGCTAATGACTGCGCCAGTTTCACAACCAATGTTTCAGCACG ATTCTGGCTGGCAGATTGTCCTCGGACAGCTGAGGCCGTCTCCTTTGCCAACCTGCTCTATAGAGAGCTGTCAGCTGTACCCTACATGGCCAAGTTTGTGGTGTTTGCAAAGATGAACGAGCTGCGCGAAGGCCGTCTGCGCTGCTACTGCATGACTGACGACAAGATGGACAAAACTCTGGAGCAACACGAGAACTTCACAGAAGTGGCTCGCAGCAGAGACATAGAG GTGATGGAGGGAATGCCACTTCACCTGGAGTGTTCAGGGAATCTCGTGCCAGTTAGAAAGGCCACGCAGCAGCCTCGTTGCTTCAGCTTCCAGGCCTTCAGAGATAACCGACTTCCTGTCTCTGTTAAG GTGAGAGACAGCAGTAAAGAGCCCACCGGGTTTTTGTCTTTCCTGCGTAAGACCACAAAGTATGAGGACAGCCAACATGTGCTCTGCAACCTCAACATCACCATGCCTCCATGTATCAAG ATTGTTGGGAGTGAAGACCGGAGGCGAACCCTGACCCCACTGGCTTTAAGAGAAAGATACAGTGCTCTAAATGAGCCAGCGATGG CTTCGATGAGTGCCATGGAGAGGACAGAGCTGAAGATGGCTGTGATTGCAGAACAGTTGGGACTGAGCTGGGCTG AGTTGGCACGTGAGCTTCAGCTCAGTGTGGATGACATTAATAAGATCCGTGTGGAGAATCCAAACTCTCTGCTGGAGCAGAGCTCTGCACTGCTCAACCTTTGGGCCACCCGAGAGGGCAAGAGGGCCAAGA TGGAGAGCTTGTACGCAGCTCTGAAGAGCATCGACCGTATGGACATCATCAACATGCTGGAGGGCCAGCCGCCTCAGCCTACGAGACAAGGATCCCGTGATCTCAGCAGACGCCGACATAACGAGAGAGAGCACCTCTCCCCTGGTATGACCAATG GTTATGGGCTCGCGCAGGAAGAGCTTCTCTCGCCGGCCTCCATGCAGTACAGCCTGCCCTCCCCGTTGGGTGCTGAGCCTTACTGGCAGGAGGTCTCCAGTCTGGACTGTGCACCCATTgccaccacagaagaagacacCCTGATGGAGATGTCTGATGTGCAGGTGTGGCCCTCAGGCAACAGTCCCTCCTTGGTGCCTGTGGAGGACTCCTCGCTGGAGTGCAGCAATGCTGATGATTCGGAAGGTCTGCTGGGGCTGCCATACGGAAGTCTGGGTCGGCCGGCCAGTCAGGCCAGTGCAGCCAGCGGAGGGGGTGTTGTGCTGAGTGGCTCCATTGAGCTACCCGAAGACGATTCAGAGATGGGCGTAGACTCGCTCAGCACGACCACGCCAGCCTCACTTGGGGGCACCATCGCTGGGATCAATCTTAACGGGCTGAACAATGGTCAGGGGTCAGAGGCAAGTTCAGAGGCATCAGCAGTCACGGGCACGACTGGTGGTGGCggagctggaggagaaggaggaggaggagggggaggaggaggaggagaaggcgGGACGGGCTCAGAGGAAGGGCTTTCTCTTGTTGCAGGACAGCAAAGAGTGTATGCTCGATTGAGTGAGTCACCTGGTCTGAGCTGTGTTGCAGATCGGAATGGAGACAG GTCAGGTAATGGTGGAAATGGAGGTGGTGGAGGCTCTTTCCTTTCCTACCTGCAGGAACAGACAGGTCCAGGGTGGATCCCTGTCACTGACCCTACTCAGACCTGGGTGGGCAACCAGCCTAAGCCCAGGCAGGCCATGGAGACCATGATGTCATCAGTGCGTAATGCTGTGGACGACCAATCCCGCGTGTCCCAGGAGGCCTTGCTTCAGCCTGTGAGGGACATGGGGCATTCTGAGATCTTGCGGGGGCATTTCAGAGGTACCCAGCCATTTGAGAAGGGTTTGGGCTTTCCACACCGGGTACCAGAGCTGAGGGCCTGGGACGACGTACGCCTGAAGGGTCAG gGCGATGAGGTTGAAGACCTTCCTGGGGAGCAAGTAAGCGAGGAGCAGTTCACGGATGAACATGGAAACATTGTCACAAAAAAG ATTGTGCGTAAGGTGGTGCGCAGAGGGAAGGGTTCAGGTGAGGAGGGGGTTCAGGAGGTGAGCGTGGAGAGTTCTCTGCTGGACGCCAACGAGCTGGAGGGTGATGCTGAGCAGTTCATGAGCTACGCCATCTTGGGTCGGGACAGCAGCAAG CCCGATACTGTGGATGTGAAGAAAGGTGCTCAGATAGTGAAATGTGCCAGTCTGCGGAGAGTTAAGCAGTGA